From a region of the Procambarus clarkii isolate CNS0578487 chromosome 18, FALCON_Pclarkii_2.0, whole genome shotgun sequence genome:
- the Rift gene encoding solute carrier family 52, riboflavin transporter, member 3-A isoform X3, producing the protein MFGFGTCSGGGVITEEQVPLLSFKFINNRRKSVHSPFRRSIMLGRNLLVDVLAAVFGVGAWVAVNGLWVELPLLVEKLPEGWNLPSYLSVIIQIANIGPIAYSVLIAFRPGLRPAPVVYGVLAVGCVASLAMSMLWDKTSWVGGMQHSTALLLLVFLLALVDCTSSVLFMPYMAVWRKIYLPSYLIGEGLSGLLPALVALAQGVGGNSKCMNITIWNITEEGNTTYIDVEPVSLSPRFTVTVFFYILMSMMIASALAFTLLELLPNIKNERAIPPSNSESVAALEASHSNTQLMSTLESRKQDTGMSSQLYWIMLAGQAWACSLTNGALPSIQSYSCGAYGNVAYHLAVTLSSLANPLAALVTLVLPRARAWLLLVLGTFGSLVAGYILATAALSPNPPLMGTKAGEALVVLAWVVFTGVMTYVRVEIANQMREEGARALFWCGAVTQAGSAIGAITTFVLVNVYNLFTPYYPC; encoded by the exons ATGTTTGGATTCGGCACGTGTAGCGGCGGAGGTGTGATAACT GAGGAACAAGTACCCTTACTGAGCTTCAAGTTCATCAACAACAGAAGAAAAAGTGTACACAGTCCCTTCCGAAGGTCCATCATGCTGGGCCGTAACCTGCTGGTCGATGTGTTGGCGGCGGTATTCGGCGTGGGCGCTTGGGTGGCCGTCAACGGCCTGTGGGTGGAGCTGCCCCTGCTGGTGGAGAAGCTGCCGGAGGGATGGAACCTCCCGTCGTACCTCTCAGTTATCATCCAG ATCGCAAACATTGGTCCCATAGCGTACTCTGTGTTGATAGCCTTCCGGCCAGGACTGCGTCCAGCGCCGGTGGTGTACGGGGTACTGGCTGTGGGCTGCGTTGCCTCCCTTGCGATGTCGATGCTGTGGGATAAGACGTCATGGGTGGGTGGAATGCAGCACTCAACAGCGCTCCTGCTCTTAGTTTTCCTGCTGGCGCTGGTCGACTGTACCTCATCGGTGCTCTTCATGCCCTACATGGCTGTCTGGCGGAAAATCTACCTGCCCTCCTACCTAATAGGGGAAGGGCTGTCTGGGCTGTTGCCTGCTCTCGTGGCCCTCGCTCAGGGCGTTGGAGGTAACTCCAAGTGTATGAACATTACCATCTGGAACATAACTGAAGAAGGCAATACCACTTACATAGACGTTGAACCTGTCTCTCTCAGCCCGAGGTTCACTGTAACAGTTTTTTTCTATATCCTCATGTCTATGATGATTGCAAGCGCCCTGGCCTTCACCCTGCTAGAGCTTTTGCCTAACATAAAAAATGAACGAGCAATCCCGCCCTCAAACTCTGAGAGTGTGGCTGCGCTAGAAGcttcacactccaacacccaattGATGAGTACCTTAGAGTCCAGAAAGCAAGACACGGGCATGAGCTCGCAGCTCTACTGGATCATGCTGGCAGgtcaagcctgggcctgcagcctTACCAACGGTGCTCTACCCTCCATTCAGTCGTATTCCTGTGGGGCGTACGGCAATGTAGCCTACCACTTGGCAGTCACGCTGTCGTCTCTGGCTAACCCGTTGGCGGCACTGGTGACGCTGGTTCTGCCGAGGGCACGAGCATGGCTCCTGCTGGTGCTTGGCACCTTTGGGTCACTGGTGGCAGGTTATATTCTAGCTACTGCAGCCCTCAGTCCCAACCCGCCCCTCATGGGTACCAAGGCGGGAGAGGCTCTCGTG GTATTGGCGTGGGTCGTATTCACAGGAGTGATGACCTACGTGCGCGTGGAGATTGCCAATCAGATGCGAGAGGAAGGTGCCCGAGCACTCTTCTGGTGTGGCGCCGTCACACAGGCGGGCTCGGCCATAGGGGCCATCACCACCTTCGTCCTGGTCAACGTCTATAATCTATTCACTCCGTATTATCCATGCTAG
- the Rift gene encoding solute carrier family 52, riboflavin transporter, member 3-A isoform X2, producing MNGITTSLLAQITGERSGVTGHDLPQNEEQVPLLSFKFINNRRKSVHSPFRRSIMLGRNLLVDVLAAVFGVGAWVAVNGLWVELPLLVEKLPEGWNLPSYLSVIIQIANIGPIAYSVLIAFRPGLRPAPVVYGVLAVGCVASLAMSMLWDKTSWVGGMQHSTALLLLVFLLALVDCTSSVLFMPYMAVWRKIYLPSYLIGEGLSGLLPALVALAQGVGGNSKCMNITIWNITEEGNTTYIDVEPVSLSPRFTVTVFFYILMSMMIASALAFTLLELLPNIKNERAIPPSNSESVAALEASHSNTQLMSTLESRKQDTGMSSQLYWIMLAGQAWACSLTNGALPSIQSYSCGAYGNVAYHLAVTLSSLANPLAALVTLVLPRARAWLLLVLGTFGSLVAGYILATAALSPNPPLMGTKAGEALVVLAWVVFTGVMTYVRVEIANQMREEGARALFWCGAVTQAGSAIGAITTFVLVNVYNLFTPYYPC from the exons ATGAACGGGATAACTACTTCATTATTGGCTCAAATTACGGGAGAAAGGAGTGGAGTGACTGGACACGACCTTCCACAAAAC GAGGAACAAGTACCCTTACTGAGCTTCAAGTTCATCAACAACAGAAGAAAAAGTGTACACAGTCCCTTCCGAAGGTCCATCATGCTGGGCCGTAACCTGCTGGTCGATGTGTTGGCGGCGGTATTCGGCGTGGGCGCTTGGGTGGCCGTCAACGGCCTGTGGGTGGAGCTGCCCCTGCTGGTGGAGAAGCTGCCGGAGGGATGGAACCTCCCGTCGTACCTCTCAGTTATCATCCAG ATCGCAAACATTGGTCCCATAGCGTACTCTGTGTTGATAGCCTTCCGGCCAGGACTGCGTCCAGCGCCGGTGGTGTACGGGGTACTGGCTGTGGGCTGCGTTGCCTCCCTTGCGATGTCGATGCTGTGGGATAAGACGTCATGGGTGGGTGGAATGCAGCACTCAACAGCGCTCCTGCTCTTAGTTTTCCTGCTGGCGCTGGTCGACTGTACCTCATCGGTGCTCTTCATGCCCTACATGGCTGTCTGGCGGAAAATCTACCTGCCCTCCTACCTAATAGGGGAAGGGCTGTCTGGGCTGTTGCCTGCTCTCGTGGCCCTCGCTCAGGGCGTTGGAGGTAACTCCAAGTGTATGAACATTACCATCTGGAACATAACTGAAGAAGGCAATACCACTTACATAGACGTTGAACCTGTCTCTCTCAGCCCGAGGTTCACTGTAACAGTTTTTTTCTATATCCTCATGTCTATGATGATTGCAAGCGCCCTGGCCTTCACCCTGCTAGAGCTTTTGCCTAACATAAAAAATGAACGAGCAATCCCGCCCTCAAACTCTGAGAGTGTGGCTGCGCTAGAAGcttcacactccaacacccaattGATGAGTACCTTAGAGTCCAGAAAGCAAGACACGGGCATGAGCTCGCAGCTCTACTGGATCATGCTGGCAGgtcaagcctgggcctgcagcctTACCAACGGTGCTCTACCCTCCATTCAGTCGTATTCCTGTGGGGCGTACGGCAATGTAGCCTACCACTTGGCAGTCACGCTGTCGTCTCTGGCTAACCCGTTGGCGGCACTGGTGACGCTGGTTCTGCCGAGGGCACGAGCATGGCTCCTGCTGGTGCTTGGCACCTTTGGGTCACTGGTGGCAGGTTATATTCTAGCTACTGCAGCCCTCAGTCCCAACCCGCCCCTCATGGGTACCAAGGCGGGAGAGGCTCTCGTG GTATTGGCGTGGGTCGTATTCACAGGAGTGATGACCTACGTGCGCGTGGAGATTGCCAATCAGATGCGAGAGGAAGGTGCCCGAGCACTCTTCTGGTGTGGCGCCGTCACACAGGCGGGCTCGGCCATAGGGGCCATCACCACCTTCGTCCTGGTCAACGTCTATAATCTATTCACTCCGTATTATCCATGCTAG
- the Rift gene encoding solute carrier family 52, riboflavin transporter, member 3-A isoform X5 → MLGRNLLVDVLAAVFGVGAWVAVNGLWVELPLLVEKLPEGWNLPSYLSVIIQIANIGPIAYSVLIAFRPGLRPAPVVYGVLAVGCVASLAMSMLWDKTSWVGGMQHSTALLLLVFLLALVDCTSSVLFMPYMAVWRKIYLPSYLIGEGLSGLLPALVALAQGVGGNSKCMNITIWNITEEGNTTYIDVEPVSLSPRFTVTVFFYILMSMMIASALAFTLLELLPNIKNERAIPPSNSESVAALEASHSNTQLMSTLESRKQDTGMSSQLYWIMLAGQAWACSLTNGALPSIQSYSCGAYGNVAYHLAVTLSSLANPLAALVTLVLPRARAWLLLVLGTFGSLVAGYILATAALSPNPPLMGTKAGEALVVLAWVVFTGVMTYVRVEIANQMREEGARALFWCGAVTQAGSAIGAITTFVLVNVYNLFTPYYPC, encoded by the exons ATGCTGGGCCGTAACCTGCTGGTCGATGTGTTGGCGGCGGTATTCGGCGTGGGCGCTTGGGTGGCCGTCAACGGCCTGTGGGTGGAGCTGCCCCTGCTGGTGGAGAAGCTGCCGGAGGGATGGAACCTCCCGTCGTACCTCTCAGTTATCATCCAG ATCGCAAACATTGGTCCCATAGCGTACTCTGTGTTGATAGCCTTCCGGCCAGGACTGCGTCCAGCGCCGGTGGTGTACGGGGTACTGGCTGTGGGCTGCGTTGCCTCCCTTGCGATGTCGATGCTGTGGGATAAGACGTCATGGGTGGGTGGAATGCAGCACTCAACAGCGCTCCTGCTCTTAGTTTTCCTGCTGGCGCTGGTCGACTGTACCTCATCGGTGCTCTTCATGCCCTACATGGCTGTCTGGCGGAAAATCTACCTGCCCTCCTACCTAATAGGGGAAGGGCTGTCTGGGCTGTTGCCTGCTCTCGTGGCCCTCGCTCAGGGCGTTGGAGGTAACTCCAAGTGTATGAACATTACCATCTGGAACATAACTGAAGAAGGCAATACCACTTACATAGACGTTGAACCTGTCTCTCTCAGCCCGAGGTTCACTGTAACAGTTTTTTTCTATATCCTCATGTCTATGATGATTGCAAGCGCCCTGGCCTTCACCCTGCTAGAGCTTTTGCCTAACATAAAAAATGAACGAGCAATCCCGCCCTCAAACTCTGAGAGTGTGGCTGCGCTAGAAGcttcacactccaacacccaattGATGAGTACCTTAGAGTCCAGAAAGCAAGACACGGGCATGAGCTCGCAGCTCTACTGGATCATGCTGGCAGgtcaagcctgggcctgcagcctTACCAACGGTGCTCTACCCTCCATTCAGTCGTATTCCTGTGGGGCGTACGGCAATGTAGCCTACCACTTGGCAGTCACGCTGTCGTCTCTGGCTAACCCGTTGGCGGCACTGGTGACGCTGGTTCTGCCGAGGGCACGAGCATGGCTCCTGCTGGTGCTTGGCACCTTTGGGTCACTGGTGGCAGGTTATATTCTAGCTACTGCAGCCCTCAGTCCCAACCCGCCCCTCATGGGTACCAAGGCGGGAGAGGCTCTCGTG GTATTGGCGTGGGTCGTATTCACAGGAGTGATGACCTACGTGCGCGTGGAGATTGCCAATCAGATGCGAGAGGAAGGTGCCCGAGCACTCTTCTGGTGTGGCGCCGTCACACAGGCGGGCTCGGCCATAGGGGCCATCACCACCTTCGTCCTGGTCAACGTCTATAATCTATTCACTCCGTATTATCCATGCTAG
- the Rift gene encoding solute carrier family 52, riboflavin transporter, member 3-A isoform X1 — MFPRSIRHLRREDATVPYLVVVPGSHVPAAARSLTRPRDDIWMKEEQVPLLSFKFINNRRKSVHSPFRRSIMLGRNLLVDVLAAVFGVGAWVAVNGLWVELPLLVEKLPEGWNLPSYLSVIIQIANIGPIAYSVLIAFRPGLRPAPVVYGVLAVGCVASLAMSMLWDKTSWVGGMQHSTALLLLVFLLALVDCTSSVLFMPYMAVWRKIYLPSYLIGEGLSGLLPALVALAQGVGGNSKCMNITIWNITEEGNTTYIDVEPVSLSPRFTVTVFFYILMSMMIASALAFTLLELLPNIKNERAIPPSNSESVAALEASHSNTQLMSTLESRKQDTGMSSQLYWIMLAGQAWACSLTNGALPSIQSYSCGAYGNVAYHLAVTLSSLANPLAALVTLVLPRARAWLLLVLGTFGSLVAGYILATAALSPNPPLMGTKAGEALVVLAWVVFTGVMTYVRVEIANQMREEGARALFWCGAVTQAGSAIGAITTFVLVNVYNLFTPYYPC; from the exons GAGGAACAAGTACCCTTACTGAGCTTCAAGTTCATCAACAACAGAAGAAAAAGTGTACACAGTCCCTTCCGAAGGTCCATCATGCTGGGCCGTAACCTGCTGGTCGATGTGTTGGCGGCGGTATTCGGCGTGGGCGCTTGGGTGGCCGTCAACGGCCTGTGGGTGGAGCTGCCCCTGCTGGTGGAGAAGCTGCCGGAGGGATGGAACCTCCCGTCGTACCTCTCAGTTATCATCCAG ATCGCAAACATTGGTCCCATAGCGTACTCTGTGTTGATAGCCTTCCGGCCAGGACTGCGTCCAGCGCCGGTGGTGTACGGGGTACTGGCTGTGGGCTGCGTTGCCTCCCTTGCGATGTCGATGCTGTGGGATAAGACGTCATGGGTGGGTGGAATGCAGCACTCAACAGCGCTCCTGCTCTTAGTTTTCCTGCTGGCGCTGGTCGACTGTACCTCATCGGTGCTCTTCATGCCCTACATGGCTGTCTGGCGGAAAATCTACCTGCCCTCCTACCTAATAGGGGAAGGGCTGTCTGGGCTGTTGCCTGCTCTCGTGGCCCTCGCTCAGGGCGTTGGAGGTAACTCCAAGTGTATGAACATTACCATCTGGAACATAACTGAAGAAGGCAATACCACTTACATAGACGTTGAACCTGTCTCTCTCAGCCCGAGGTTCACTGTAACAGTTTTTTTCTATATCCTCATGTCTATGATGATTGCAAGCGCCCTGGCCTTCACCCTGCTAGAGCTTTTGCCTAACATAAAAAATGAACGAGCAATCCCGCCCTCAAACTCTGAGAGTGTGGCTGCGCTAGAAGcttcacactccaacacccaattGATGAGTACCTTAGAGTCCAGAAAGCAAGACACGGGCATGAGCTCGCAGCTCTACTGGATCATGCTGGCAGgtcaagcctgggcctgcagcctTACCAACGGTGCTCTACCCTCCATTCAGTCGTATTCCTGTGGGGCGTACGGCAATGTAGCCTACCACTTGGCAGTCACGCTGTCGTCTCTGGCTAACCCGTTGGCGGCACTGGTGACGCTGGTTCTGCCGAGGGCACGAGCATGGCTCCTGCTGGTGCTTGGCACCTTTGGGTCACTGGTGGCAGGTTATATTCTAGCTACTGCAGCCCTCAGTCCCAACCCGCCCCTCATGGGTACCAAGGCGGGAGAGGCTCTCGTG GTATTGGCGTGGGTCGTATTCACAGGAGTGATGACCTACGTGCGCGTGGAGATTGCCAATCAGATGCGAGAGGAAGGTGCCCGAGCACTCTTCTGGTGTGGCGCCGTCACACAGGCGGGCTCGGCCATAGGGGCCATCACCACCTTCGTCCTGGTCAACGTCTATAATCTATTCACTCCGTATTATCCATGCTAG
- the Rift gene encoding solute carrier family 52, riboflavin transporter, member 3-A isoform X4, whose product MSILRTRISEEQVPLLSFKFINNRRKSVHSPFRRSIMLGRNLLVDVLAAVFGVGAWVAVNGLWVELPLLVEKLPEGWNLPSYLSVIIQIANIGPIAYSVLIAFRPGLRPAPVVYGVLAVGCVASLAMSMLWDKTSWVGGMQHSTALLLLVFLLALVDCTSSVLFMPYMAVWRKIYLPSYLIGEGLSGLLPALVALAQGVGGNSKCMNITIWNITEEGNTTYIDVEPVSLSPRFTVTVFFYILMSMMIASALAFTLLELLPNIKNERAIPPSNSESVAALEASHSNTQLMSTLESRKQDTGMSSQLYWIMLAGQAWACSLTNGALPSIQSYSCGAYGNVAYHLAVTLSSLANPLAALVTLVLPRARAWLLLVLGTFGSLVAGYILATAALSPNPPLMGTKAGEALVVLAWVVFTGVMTYVRVEIANQMREEGARALFWCGAVTQAGSAIGAITTFVLVNVYNLFTPYYPC is encoded by the exons ATGTCTATCCTGAGAACAAGAATCAGT GAGGAACAAGTACCCTTACTGAGCTTCAAGTTCATCAACAACAGAAGAAAAAGTGTACACAGTCCCTTCCGAAGGTCCATCATGCTGGGCCGTAACCTGCTGGTCGATGTGTTGGCGGCGGTATTCGGCGTGGGCGCTTGGGTGGCCGTCAACGGCCTGTGGGTGGAGCTGCCCCTGCTGGTGGAGAAGCTGCCGGAGGGATGGAACCTCCCGTCGTACCTCTCAGTTATCATCCAG ATCGCAAACATTGGTCCCATAGCGTACTCTGTGTTGATAGCCTTCCGGCCAGGACTGCGTCCAGCGCCGGTGGTGTACGGGGTACTGGCTGTGGGCTGCGTTGCCTCCCTTGCGATGTCGATGCTGTGGGATAAGACGTCATGGGTGGGTGGAATGCAGCACTCAACAGCGCTCCTGCTCTTAGTTTTCCTGCTGGCGCTGGTCGACTGTACCTCATCGGTGCTCTTCATGCCCTACATGGCTGTCTGGCGGAAAATCTACCTGCCCTCCTACCTAATAGGGGAAGGGCTGTCTGGGCTGTTGCCTGCTCTCGTGGCCCTCGCTCAGGGCGTTGGAGGTAACTCCAAGTGTATGAACATTACCATCTGGAACATAACTGAAGAAGGCAATACCACTTACATAGACGTTGAACCTGTCTCTCTCAGCCCGAGGTTCACTGTAACAGTTTTTTTCTATATCCTCATGTCTATGATGATTGCAAGCGCCCTGGCCTTCACCCTGCTAGAGCTTTTGCCTAACATAAAAAATGAACGAGCAATCCCGCCCTCAAACTCTGAGAGTGTGGCTGCGCTAGAAGcttcacactccaacacccaattGATGAGTACCTTAGAGTCCAGAAAGCAAGACACGGGCATGAGCTCGCAGCTCTACTGGATCATGCTGGCAGgtcaagcctgggcctgcagcctTACCAACGGTGCTCTACCCTCCATTCAGTCGTATTCCTGTGGGGCGTACGGCAATGTAGCCTACCACTTGGCAGTCACGCTGTCGTCTCTGGCTAACCCGTTGGCGGCACTGGTGACGCTGGTTCTGCCGAGGGCACGAGCATGGCTCCTGCTGGTGCTTGGCACCTTTGGGTCACTGGTGGCAGGTTATATTCTAGCTACTGCAGCCCTCAGTCCCAACCCGCCCCTCATGGGTACCAAGGCGGGAGAGGCTCTCGTG GTATTGGCGTGGGTCGTATTCACAGGAGTGATGACCTACGTGCGCGTGGAGATTGCCAATCAGATGCGAGAGGAAGGTGCCCGAGCACTCTTCTGGTGTGGCGCCGTCACACAGGCGGGCTCGGCCATAGGGGCCATCACCACCTTCGTCCTGGTCAACGTCTATAATCTATTCACTCCGTATTATCCATGCTAG